The following coding sequences lie in one Mucilaginibacter sp. KACC 22773 genomic window:
- a CDS encoding FkbM family methyltransferase — protein sequence MGKIKRTFGFILNHPLGKRNPLKAFIRFLTWQLQSSMQPAKFIVKPYIAGINFYARKGLTGITGNIYTGLHEFDDMALLLHFLQPGDVFFDIGANVGSYTLLASGVCNAKTFAIEASANTAAITAKNISLNKLESKVTLINAAAGAEEGILTFSKNEDTTNHIISAGESQATDVETVNVISVDSISLTDKPALIKIDVEGFETEVLKGMTNTLKLPILKAIIIELNGSGLRYGFNEDDIHKALLSVGFKPYQYDPFKRELNLMDSFGSYNTIYCRDVEFIKTRIKVSKGFKIMGEAI from the coding sequence GTGGGAAAAATTAAAAGAACATTCGGTTTTATATTAAACCATCCTTTAGGTAAAAGGAATCCGCTTAAAGCCTTTATCCGTTTTTTAACCTGGCAGCTTCAAAGCAGTATGCAGCCGGCTAAGTTTATAGTGAAACCCTATATTGCCGGTATCAATTTTTATGCGCGCAAGGGCCTTACAGGTATTACAGGCAATATTTATACAGGTTTGCATGAGTTTGATGACATGGCGCTTCTGTTGCATTTTTTACAGCCCGGCGATGTTTTTTTTGACATAGGTGCCAACGTTGGGTCGTACACCCTATTGGCTTCAGGAGTATGTAACGCCAAAACTTTTGCCATCGAGGCATCGGCAAATACTGCGGCCATAACTGCAAAAAACATTAGCCTGAATAAACTGGAGAGTAAGGTTACTTTAATAAACGCGGCCGCAGGCGCCGAGGAAGGCATATTAACTTTTTCAAAAAACGAAGACACCACCAACCACATTATCAGTGCCGGTGAAAGCCAGGCAACGGATGTAGAAACGGTAAATGTGATCAGCGTTGATTCTATCAGCCTTACTGATAAACCTGCCCTAATAAAAATTGATGTGGAGGGCTTTGAAACCGAAGTGTTAAAAGGAATGACCAACACCCTAAAGCTGCCTATACTTAAGGCCATTATTATTGAATTGAATGGCAGTGGTTTACGCTATGGTTTTAATGAAGATGATATTCACAAAGCACTTTTGTCGGTAGGTTTTAAGCCATACCAATATGATCCTTTTAAACGGGAACTAAATTTGATGGATTCATTTGGCAGTTATAATACCATTTACTGCCGCGATGTGGAGTTTATAAAAACACGTATAAAAGTGTCGAAAGGATTTAAAATCATGGGCGAGGCTATTTAA
- a CDS encoding glycosyltransferase family A protein: MLQSVINVLYRYPKARLKHFNRFGGYFNYRKMLHGQKLMQQASAHLPPVQSAADGLEVYFLTGKKYLYQTLFCIQSLIKVSQTPFKFILVDDGSFDEQLIKQINTQLPGADIVDRQMINQNLSKALPKHQYPVLHHKRQVYPHIKKLTDVHTIPGEDWKLVLDSDMMFWNDPLALVSWLREPQKPIYMQDCQESYGYSRQLMEQLCKNKIPTLLNVGAIGLKSSAVNWAHLESWTTGLEEKEGSSYYLEQALTAMLLANVEAVVLPADEYIVNPDVNRIEHHIGTLHHYVDLSKEGYFKKAWKAI, translated from the coding sequence GTGTTGCAGTCAGTAATTAATGTTTTATATCGTTACCCTAAGGCCCGGTTAAAACACTTTAACCGTTTTGGTGGATATTTTAATTACCGCAAAATGCTGCACGGCCAAAAACTGATGCAGCAGGCGTCTGCTCATTTGCCTCCTGTTCAATCGGCGGCAGATGGCCTGGAGGTTTACTTTTTAACCGGGAAAAAGTACCTGTACCAAACACTGTTCTGCATACAGTCATTAATAAAGGTCAGCCAAACTCCTTTTAAATTTATATTGGTTGATGATGGCAGCTTTGACGAACAATTAATTAAACAAATAAACACCCAATTGCCCGGGGCAGATATAGTGGACCGGCAAATGATAAATCAAAACCTGAGCAAAGCGTTACCCAAACACCAATACCCGGTTTTACACCATAAACGCCAGGTTTATCCGCATATTAAGAAACTGACAGATGTACATACCATCCCCGGTGAGGATTGGAAATTGGTTTTAGATTCGGATATGATGTTTTGGAACGATCCGTTGGCCCTGGTTAGTTGGCTGAGGGAACCCCAAAAACCTATATATATGCAGGATTGCCAGGAATCATATGGTTACAGCAGGCAATTGATGGAGCAGCTTTGTAAAAACAAGATTCCTACGCTGTTAAATGTAGGCGCTATTGGCCTCAAAAGCAGTGCTGTAAATTGGGCCCATTTAGAAAGCTGGACAACAGGACTGGAGGAAAAGGAAGGCAGCTCGTATTACCTTGAACAGGCTTTAACGGCCATGTTATTAGCCAACGTAGAAGCAGTGGTTTTACCGGCAGACGAATATATTGTGAACCCGGATGTAAACAGGATTGAGCATCATATTGGGACACTTCATCATTATGTAGATTTATCAAAAGAAGGATACTTTAAGAAAGCATGGAAAGCGATATAA
- a CDS encoding glycosyltransferase family 4 protein gives MRLAIITTHPIQYYAPVFKLLADKIDVKVFYTWGNEAQEKFDPGFGKTISWDIPLLDGYSYEWVKNTSIHPGSHHFKGIVNPGLINQIKSWQADAVLVYGWAYDSHLKVMRHFKNKIPVYFRGDSTLLDVKPGAKQLLRTIFLRWIYGHVDHAFYVGSNNGAYFKKYGLKDKQLTFAPHAIDNDRFAAEKGEEASKIRADLGIKPADILILFAGKFEEKKSPDLLLNAFLTLDVPNTHLLFVGNGILEETLKTNACKNSNVHFLSFQNQLAMPAIYHACNLFCLPSQGPGETWGLAVNEAMAAGKPVLVSNKCGCAADLVNPGVTGEIFKAGNVSSLTKKLHSLIGDKNGLTILGNNAKAKIAGWTFSKQADAMLNVINNSHAN, from the coding sequence ATGCGTTTGGCAATCATTACTACTCATCCCATCCAGTACTACGCCCCGGTATTTAAATTACTGGCAGATAAAATTGATGTTAAAGTATTTTATACCTGGGGTAATGAGGCGCAGGAAAAATTTGATCCAGGCTTTGGCAAAACCATCTCATGGGATATCCCATTGCTTGACGGCTATAGTTACGAGTGGGTAAAAAACACATCTATCCATCCGGGTTCCCATCATTTTAAAGGCATTGTAAATCCCGGTCTTATCAACCAAATAAAATCATGGCAAGCCGATGCGGTTTTGGTTTACGGTTGGGCATATGATAGCCATTTAAAGGTTATGAGGCATTTTAAAAATAAAATACCGGTTTACTTTCGTGGCGACTCAACGCTGCTGGATGTTAAACCGGGCGCTAAACAATTATTGCGGACTATTTTTTTAAGATGGATTTATGGCCACGTTGATCATGCGTTTTATGTGGGCAGCAATAATGGCGCTTACTTTAAAAAATACGGATTGAAAGATAAACAGCTCACTTTTGCGCCGCACGCTATAGATAACGACAGGTTTGCTGCCGAAAAAGGTGAGGAAGCTTCCAAAATAAGGGCGGATTTAGGGATTAAGCCTGCTGATATTTTGATATTGTTTGCCGGTAAATTTGAAGAAAAGAAATCGCCCGATTTATTACTAAATGCTTTTTTAACTTTGGACGTGCCGAACACTCATTTATTATTTGTTGGTAACGGTATTTTGGAAGAGACGTTAAAAACAAATGCCTGCAAAAACAGCAATGTTCATTTTTTAAGTTTTCAAAATCAATTGGCAATGCCGGCTATATACCATGCCTGCAACCTGTTTTGCCTGCCCTCACAAGGCCCGGGCGAAACATGGGGGCTTGCAGTAAATGAGGCCATGGCAGCTGGTAAACCAGTATTAGTATCAAACAAATGCGGTTGCGCTGCCGACCTGGTAAACCCGGGCGTTACCGGCGAAATATTTAAAGCCGGTAACGTATCATCACTAACAAAAAAGCTGCATTCGCTCATCGGGGATAAAAATGGGCTAACAATTTTGGGTAACAATGCCAAAGCTAAAATAGCCGGTTGGACCTTTAGTAAACAGGCCGATGCCATGTTAAACGTAATTAATAACAGCCATGCAAACTAA
- a CDS encoding glycosyltransferase family 2 protein yields MAVSAPLVSVCIPVYNGENYIINTINAVVNQTYKNIEIIIVDDGSTDSTKSLLKSLQHQNISIYYQQNRGAAAARNLAYSKSNGQYIKFLDGDDIINPQMIESQVKLAVENPDCIISAKWGRFYDNSLDTFKLSPEDCWQTLPAYDWICSSWKNGHSMTQSGIFLLPRQIIENAGLWDDQLTLIDDLDFFTRVILKCKLVVFDPNSVLYYRSGNSGSLSDRKQQEAMQSAFTAIDKATKNLLAVKKSTEAKLACANTWQHYIYIAYPKHSQLAKEAQKRVNELGGSTLKFMAGGITKIITALIGWKATKRFKQAFNIN; encoded by the coding sequence ATGGCTGTTTCCGCTCCTTTAGTTTCTGTGTGCATCCCGGTTTATAATGGTGAAAACTATATCATTAATACGATTAATGCGGTAGTTAATCAAACCTACAAAAACATCGAGATAATAATAGTTGATGATGGCTCTACAGATAGTACCAAAAGTTTATTAAAAAGCCTGCAGCATCAAAATATCAGCATTTATTATCAGCAAAACCGTGGTGCTGCCGCTGCCCGTAATTTGGCTTACAGCAAATCAAACGGGCAGTATATCAAATTTTTAGATGGCGACGATATCATCAACCCCCAAATGATTGAAAGCCAGGTTAAGCTGGCCGTTGAAAACCCGGATTGTATAATTTCGGCAAAATGGGGCAGGTTCTATGATAACAGCCTGGATACTTTTAAGCTGAGCCCCGAAGATTGCTGGCAAACACTGCCTGCATATGATTGGATCTGCTCATCATGGAAAAACGGCCACTCCATGACACAATCGGGCATTTTTTTATTGCCCAGGCAAATCATTGAAAACGCCGGCCTGTGGGACGACCAGCTTACCTTAATTGACGACCTTGATTTTTTTACCCGGGTTATATTAAAGTGCAAATTGGTAGTGTTCGACCCCAATTCTGTATTATACTACCGGTCGGGCAATAGCGGCAGTTTATCTGACCGTAAACAGCAGGAAGCCATGCAATCGGCATTTACGGCTATTGATAAAGCCACCAAAAATCTGCTGGCAGTAAAAAAAAGTACCGAAGCTAAGCTGGCCTGCGCCAATACCTGGCAGCATTACATATATATCGCTTACCCTAAGCATTCTCAACTGGCCAAAGAAGCGCAAAAACGGGTAAACGAGCTTGGAGGTTCTACATTAAAATTTATGGCAGGCGGTATAACCAAAATAATTACAGCTTTGATAGGCTGGAAAGCTACCAAACGTTTTAAACAGGCATTTAACATCAATTAA
- a CDS encoding glycosyltransferase: MESDINKHIQSLWIGGQLSKVEQLCIQSFIDHGHNFHLYAYEEITNAPKDTIIHNARSIIGEEAIFKYKTGWGAGSVSGFADLFRLLMVQKNGGWWVDMDIICLKKFDFEADTVFCSSYEGEYDQLVNNCVFKAPKDSDFVQYCLDQIALIDLKTMSFGLAGPFLFQKAVKELELEKLVLPYRYFNPIAWKNVSELILGKMSTSSKVKEVLRPLLKPDTVPGRKIGPESYTVHFWNEIWNTGKLDKNGQYDKGSLFEKLKRKHGIK; the protein is encoded by the coding sequence ATGGAAAGCGATATAAATAAACATATCCAATCCTTATGGATAGGCGGCCAGTTATCAAAGGTTGAACAATTATGTATCCAATCGTTTATTGATCATGGGCACAATTTTCATTTATATGCCTATGAAGAAATAACCAACGCACCTAAAGATACCATTATCCATAACGCAAGAAGTATTATTGGCGAAGAGGCTATTTTCAAATACAAAACCGGCTGGGGCGCTGGCTCAGTATCAGGCTTTGCCGATTTGTTCCGTTTGCTGATGGTTCAAAAAAATGGGGGATGGTGGGTTGACATGGATATCATTTGCCTCAAAAAATTCGATTTTGAAGCCGATACCGTTTTTTGTTCGAGCTATGAAGGTGAATATGACCAACTGGTAAACAACTGCGTTTTTAAAGCACCAAAGGATAGCGATTTTGTACAATACTGCCTTGACCAAATTGCCCTGATTGATCTCAAAACCATGTCTTTCGGTTTAGCTGGTCCGTTTTTATTTCAAAAAGCAGTAAAAGAACTGGAGTTAGAAAAACTTGTCCTCCCGTATCGTTACTTTAACCCTATCGCCTGGAAAAATGTAAGTGAACTGATTTTAGGAAAAATGAGCACAAGCAGTAAAGTGAAAGAGGTGTTACGGCCTCTGTTAAAGCCCGATACCGTGCCCGGCAGAAAAATAGGCCCGGAATCGTACACTGTACATTTTTGGAACGAAATATGGAATACCGGCAAACTTGATAAAAATGGCCAATACGATAAGGGTTCATTGTTCGAGAAGCTAAAGCGTAAACACGGTATCAAATAA
- a CDS encoding glycosyltransferase family protein has protein sequence MKILLSFLQDNGGQPHAIPAYRFWTYYIKNGIEEAGMQWAEIPGLDWAAGLVPYENDPALQRWQQQAWEKTINYIKANRRQIDICLCYLYPKQIDTGAIKQIKAMGVPCVNFYCDNVRSFTKLPLQFKVFDLVWVPEFEALHLYQTARVPHVNLPMPMWVDPKYRHFNEQETDIISFIGSRDDLRAQLLADAITRGLPIQIRGNGWNDTNEPAAQQLSPKPSSKIKNQFNLLRNAGIKVFVAYHFQRNKKVMPANIPVENIFEKPGFDEYIRLSRESMVTLGINRVPTFNTFGKDIITYSRLRDLEAPMLGACYLTEYTAGLSQLYELGTDMETYTNADELVYKCRELIASKNKRKELRMKGQQRALNSHSIPQSLQLIKTRLFS, from the coding sequence TTGAAAATCCTCCTTTCATTTTTACAGGATAACGGCGGCCAGCCACATGCCATACCTGCATATCGTTTTTGGACATATTATATCAAAAACGGCATAGAAGAAGCCGGAATGCAATGGGCCGAAATACCAGGCCTTGACTGGGCTGCCGGGCTTGTACCCTATGAAAACGATCCTGCCCTGCAACGATGGCAACAGCAGGCATGGGAAAAAACTATAAACTACATTAAAGCGAACCGCAGGCAAATAGATATTTGTTTGTGCTATTTATATCCCAAACAAATAGATACCGGGGCTATAAAACAAATTAAAGCAATGGGAGTACCGTGCGTTAATTTTTATTGCGATAATGTACGCTCGTTTACTAAACTGCCGCTCCAGTTTAAGGTATTCGACCTGGTGTGGGTGCCTGAATTTGAAGCCCTGCACCTTTATCAAACCGCCCGGGTTCCGCACGTTAATTTGCCCATGCCCATGTGGGTTGATCCTAAATACCGCCATTTTAATGAGCAGGAAACTGACATCATCTCTTTCATCGGATCAAGAGATGATTTACGCGCGCAGCTTTTGGCAGATGCGATTACCAGGGGCCTCCCAATACAAATAAGGGGAAATGGCTGGAATGATACAAACGAGCCTGCAGCACAGCAACTGTCGCCAAAACCTTCATCCAAAATTAAAAATCAATTCAACCTGCTGCGTAATGCAGGGATCAAGGTGTTTGTAGCGTATCATTTTCAACGCAATAAAAAAGTAATGCCTGCGAACATACCTGTTGAAAACATATTTGAAAAACCTGGTTTCGACGAATACATCCGCCTTAGCCGTGAAAGCATGGTAACACTTGGCATCAACCGGGTGCCAACATTCAATACGTTTGGCAAAGATATCATAACCTATAGCCGGCTTCGTGACCTGGAAGCGCCTATGCTGGGTGCCTGTTATCTGACGGAATATACTGCCGGCTTATCCCAGTTATATGAGTTGGGCACCGATATGGAAACCTATACCAATGCCGATGAACTGGTTTACAAATGCCGGGAACTTATTGCTTCAAAAAACAAGCGCAAAGAACTGAGAATGAAAGGGCAGCAACGCGCGCTTAACTCCCATTCCATTCCGCAATCATTACAACTCATAAAAACCCGGCTGTTTAGCTAA
- a CDS encoding glycosyltransferase, with translation MADMLSVIIPTYNPDANRLAKTLTGLQKQSLPLQAWELIIVDNNSNQPINADLGWQPNHKIVRETAQGLTYARLKGFKEAQGQVLILVDDDNILEDNYLENVLKAFQDQPKLGAIGGKSLAVFEGTPPAWLPEFYSSLALRDLGDEILTASWDHKYPVCAPIGAGIAIRKVALNTYIKKIETQKNVITDRKGDSLSSGGDNDIVLEILKAGWHVAYLPGLVLHHIIPAQRLETGYMARLINNSSNSWVRLLQSHGINPWPQIAGWTVFPRKIKAWFTYKAWKNKVNYIRWQGACGTFDGLAKQ, from the coding sequence ATGGCTGATATGCTAAGTGTTATCATCCCCACTTACAACCCTGATGCAAACAGGCTTGCTAAAACGTTAACCGGTTTACAAAAGCAAAGCCTTCCATTGCAGGCATGGGAATTAATAATAGTTGATAATAACTCCAACCAACCCATTAATGCAGACCTTGGATGGCAACCTAATCATAAAATTGTTAGGGAAACAGCGCAAGGGCTAACCTACGCCAGGCTAAAAGGCTTTAAAGAAGCCCAAGGGCAAGTTTTGATATTAGTTGATGATGACAACATACTCGAAGATAACTACCTTGAAAACGTATTAAAAGCATTCCAGGATCAACCTAAGCTTGGTGCTATTGGTGGCAAATCGCTCGCTGTATTTGAAGGCACCCCACCGGCATGGCTACCGGAGTTCTATTCAAGCTTAGCTTTGCGCGACCTTGGCGACGAGATTTTAACTGCATCATGGGATCATAAATACCCCGTTTGCGCACCCATTGGTGCAGGGATAGCTATCCGGAAAGTGGCACTGAACACGTATATCAAAAAAATTGAAACACAAAAAAATGTTATTACCGATAGAAAGGGCGATTCCCTAAGTTCGGGTGGTGACAATGATATTGTTTTAGAAATACTGAAAGCGGGTTGGCATGTGGCCTATTTACCAGGCCTGGTATTACACCATATTATCCCGGCCCAAAGACTGGAAACCGGCTACATGGCGCGGTTAATCAATAACAGCAGCAACTCATGGGTAAGGTTGCTGCAAAGCCACGGGATAAACCCCTGGCCGCAAATTGCCGGTTGGACAGTATTTCCACGCAAGATAAAAGCATGGTTTACTTATAAAGCCTGGAAAAATAAGGTAAACTACATCAGGTGGCAGGGTGCCTGCGGCACTTTTGATGGCCTGGCCAAACAATGA